DNA from Nitrospira sp.:
CACCTTGATGCTGATACCAACCCCCTTCACGGGGGAATTATGATGCAATACTCCTACGGTGGGAACCGGCATTTTCCATCTAGAAGCGGCATGGAACTGATTCAAATCGACACCATTGGGCACATATGAAACTATGTTATCTCCAAATTCTTCTCGCGCCAGGTCGACCAGCCACCTGGACACCACGATCTTGTGCATCGGCATATGCCATGTGTCAGATTCCAGGCTAGGTTTAATATTTTCCGTTTCGTAACCCTGAAGGAATAGTGCCTTCGCTCCTTTGGCAGGAGATAACCGCTGTACTCCCTCGGCAGTTCTATAATAAGTTGCCACTACAACATCGGCGTCCGGTACATCCGCATCCACCACTGGCCTAATCCGATCCAGTATTCGATGCTCCACTCCGATTCCATCAATATGTGAAACTACTTGGTGTGTTGTCGGCCAGGCCCGCTCAAGCAGAAATGATTTGATCTTGCTCCGCAATGCGATATGTAGCGGCGTCGAGATGAGGACCACCTCGTGCCCGCGGCGTTTCAAACGTTCGGCGTAAATGGCAATTACTCGTATCCCACCTTGCAGCCCTGCGAATGGGAGAACTAGCGTGATTCTCAAACTTTACCCTTTCTTGGCCATGACCATGATTTGAGTAGTCAAAAACTCGGAAAACATGCCAAAGGTAATCAGATCCACGACTTTCTTCCTGCCATGAACAACCATCGCTTCCCACTCAACTTTATAGTTTGCTTTATGCAGCATTTCAAAGAAGGTGCTTTTTGTAAAAAACCTCAGGTGTGTCGAATCAAGTATCCCACTATCGGTATAATCCCATCGGCCATATAGTGTTAGATCCGCTATAATTTTCCAATATCGTATATTAGGGATCGAACAGATCAGGGCACCATCCTTCTTTAACATTTTTGCAATTCTAGACACCGTATTCCATGGATCGCTAAGATGTTCCAAGATATCCCCACATATCACATAGTCAAAATATTCTGAGTAAGGGAGGTCTAGTGATTCGACGTCATCGTGATACATTTTGTCATAATACTTTTCCGCCTGCACCGCTGCAGGTGCATAAAGTTCTATGCCGACCAGTTCGGAAGCCTTATTCATCTCGCGCAGTTTTCTGCCGAACTGCCCCGTGCCGCAACCTACATCGAGAATCGAATTTGGCTTTTCCGTAATAAGAGGGAGAAACTCAATTTTGACCATGTTGTAGTAACTTGAGTTACTGTCCTGGATAATCTTATTCTCCATTCCTGAATGACCCTCCGACATGTGCCAAAATGCCTGAACCTTTCGGTTACGGCACTCAGGTTACCTTTGTTCTTATAACGTCACGATATACCTGAAGGAGATTTACGCCGGCGGCACTCCACGTGACTGACGGCCCAATACTCAATCCTCGGGCGCGAAGCTTGTCCAACAGCGCACGATCGTGATGGAGCATCGTAATGTGCTCTGTAAGGGCCTTAACATCCCCGACATGATGCACCAATGCATTTTCCATATGCTTACAAATGTCTGTACAGGCATCGGAAACTAAAGGGACACATCCACTTCCCATAGCTTCAGTGCACACCAAACCAAACCCTTCTTCTATGCTTGGTAGGACGAGAATGTCGCTGCTTCGCATTAGCTCTGGCACATCAGTCCGGTGTCCGAGAACCTGAACACTGGGATGAGCCAGCATCGGTGCTAATTTGTCACGGTAGGCAGGAACAAACTCTCCTGCAATTAAGAACGAGCCGTTTTGAGACGCTGGGGAGTTCAACCACGCTTCTAGAGCATAGTGTAGGCCCTTTCTCACTGCGCATACTCCTACAGAAATCATGGTCAATCCCCGGTCCCGTTCCCTCGGCTTGCTGTTAGGATAGAAACACTTCTCATCATATCCATATATGTGCCGGACGAGTTTTTTGTGTTTAAATCCTTGATCAAGAAAGGTTCGCACTACAAACTCAGACGGACACAAGAGACAATCGGTCAATTCATACTCCATTTCCTCCTTGGCAAGGACATCGGCCTTATAGGCGTGCTCATGGTTTGGCGGTAAGCTTACTCCCAAGCGATTACATTCTTTTTGGACTACCTCATAGGCAAATCGGGTGTGTGCATTTGGTCTTTCCAGAACGGTCGGGATGCCTAATCTCGAAGCGGTTTTTATCGTTCGCAACGAGCCTAGCGGCCAGGCATGGATGATATCGATCTGGCCTGCGAGCTTCTCAATTCTGCGTGACACAATGTAGTCGTGAAGTGCAAACGCTCGCATAGATCCTAGAAGTTTGTAGGGAATTCGAAACCTTCCCCGGGCAAGGGTCGGTTGAACTCTGACATTGGCGGGTACCCCTCTGCTGAGGGCTCCAGGAAAAACCAACAGATCAGCTCCTGCTGCGGCAAGACCATTCACCTGTTGCCAGGCTGTATAACAGATCCTGTCGGCCCCCAGCTTATGTGGAAAACTGTACAGTACTCTGACTTTTCCCGTATTGAGTTTCATTTGCCTTCTGTCCTCGGAAGCTTCCCCCATCAGAGACAGTCGAACGGAAAGCTTTGGCAGTACGACATCAGTTCCGCGAGCTGCCACACGTGGAAGGCGAAGTATGGGGAGCAGGAGACTTCGGACGAGTGATTCAATCGCAGCTACCGGGCGGACGTGCTGCATGCATATGTGTCCGAGTAGCTGGATCAGTCCGAGAGTTCAGTCCAAAAGGATTGCGGAGTGATAGCGAAGAGCGCCTCTTATGCTTCCTGCACAACCTTATGCAGCGCCGAAATGGCCCGGCTATTGTCGAAACTGAATCCCACTTTCAAATCTTCTATGTGCTGAACAGCCTTTTCCAGCTCATAAGCATTTTTTACTACTTTGGTATAACCCAACCTTTCAAGCTCATGATGCAAATCTTCATTCATATCGCGCGGAGTTGGAAGCTCGCGATATCGGTATTCCCTCGGCATCACGATAAACCTCGTCTGATATCTGAGACACAAGGTGCCGATACCCGCACTCGCCTGGTTGATGACATATTTTGCATTTAAAATGAGCTCGGAAATCTTTCCGGGAGAACAAAAGTCAAACACCTCGGCATAACTTGATTCATATTTCGTATGCCCCGCTTGAATGATGACCCTATCTTTGATGAGTCCATTTTTCACCAACTCTTCAACCCCTTGCAGCAATCTCGGAAAGGGTTCTTCCCTGGTCCCTACAGCGACAAATACGTAGTTGGAGTTTTGGGGTTTAGTAATTTTCTCTTGGCGCTTCAGTACTGGTCCAATATAGATCGCATTTTTGTTTCGACGATCTTCCCATTGTGTGTAGATCTTACTCCCTGTTGTGAGCAAAAGTGTCGCAAACATGGAACGCGCATTCACTCTGGAATAGGTTTCAATACAAATGATCTTTTTCCCTAATAGGCGCGAGAGCAAGAATGGAATGAACGCGGTTCGGCCCGATCCGGTCGAGATCACATGGGTCGGCTTTTCTTTAGCAAATATTTTCAACACCGGTACGACCTGGCGTAAATAGGTCCAAGGCTTTTTAAAGTGTGCCATTTCTATATAATATGCCGATTCTTGACTTAGGGGACCCTCCGTTTGTTTATTTCTGTTGGTGATCCAGAAATGATCATACCGGTTATAAAAATCTGACAGATTGGTCATCTGCTCAAAATGCCCACCGGTTGTACAGACCAGGGCAATTTTTATGTTCACATTTTTGCCCATTCATTTCCTCTTTGCTATGGATACTCGACTTTTAGTCCGTTGTCGTTACGAGTTTGCAAACTCAGCTGCGCCGAGAATAATCATGCCATCCACATTAAGCAAAATCTAAGTTGCAAGACGGAACCATACGAACAGCCTCAGTATGGGAGAGGGAATCCGATCCAAAGAAATGAGATTGACGAGAGCTCGGATAGAGTAGACACTATACAAAATCATGGCCGATGTCCCCACGCCGATAGCTAATAGTGTTGGCAGAACGTAAAAACCGCAAAACACTGTCGCGATTAAGGAGAGGAAGAGCAGACCGATTTTACTGTTCGCAGCTGACCAGCGAAACCCGCTGAGTCGCCGGACGACTGGATAGATCAGAAGCCAGTGAAAGACATACGATGTAAAGAATGCGATGCCTGCTCCGTTCAAACCAAATGTGCTCACGCAGATCCACGAAAAACCGATGTTAACGACAGTCCAAGCCAGCTCGACCAAGAAAAAGATTCTTTTCGCTCCTTTTGCCACAATAACAAACCCCATCGGCCACGTGATCACCTGGAGGGTGGTGCCAAGACATATCCAACGCAGGACTTCCACAGCCGCACCAAACTCTGTGCTGTAGAACACAGCGATCACCACGGATGCAAAAGTAAGCGTGGCGATCACGCCGGGCCCCGCCAGCAGGAGGCTGATCTGCGTCTGTTCGTTCACCAACCGGTTGCACTCGGCATTATCCCCAGCCACGCCGGTCAAGCGAGGATAAAAGTCCGCTCCCATGGCCTGCAAAATGAAGCCCACATAGAGGCCACCTAATGTCCATGCAGCGTGATAGTATCCGGCCGCCTCAAGTCCTACCATGCGGAGTACCATCGTGCGGACGGCGTATGCCGCCCCCAGCGTAAAAACTCCGCTTGCCATGAAAGCGAAGCCTAGTTTTAATAATGCGGCTGCTTCATGCCTGACCTGTGATCTCCTCATCGCAGGGAACCCGATCTGTACCTTCCGGCTGTACCACCAAGAGGTAATGAGCGTCACCGCGGCAATGCCGATAAGGGATGGCACCACCCCCTTCTCGCGCAGGAAATACACCAGAGGTATGCTGATCAACAGGCCGAAAAAGGAACCCAAAATCCCCATCCTGGCGAGGTCAGCGATGTACCGCATACCCTGGATCAACGCCCCTTGAGCGCCGGATACTAAGCTGAAGTACACAACGAGAGACAATAGCGCCACGGCGACGGCGTGTTGGTCGTCGCCAAAAGTTACGGCAGATATCTGCCTGGAACACACAACCAGCACAACAGCGCCCAATATTCCCAGGAAGACGGAGGTTCGTCTCAGCACAACAGCGGTTCGTGCGATCCGCTCTGTTTCACCTGAACCGACCGCCTCGGCGATCTGGCGCACGCCACTGCTGTTGATCCCCATGCCAGCAATGCTCTGCGCAAGATTGGCAATCGATCCATACACGCCCATCAATCCGAAACCATCCGGTCCCAGAAGCACCGCCATCGCCTTGGTACGAATAATTCCGATGGCGATGTTGATGGCGGATGCACCGCCGATCACTGCCGAACTCTTTAGAATCTGGCCGTAACTATCTTTCTCGACCGTGGCCACCTTCGTCGTTTCTGTCAAACAATGTGGTGAAGGAGACATAACCTGATTATTGCCGGAGCTGGGTCATGGTTGAAACACGACATCCACCCAGTAGTTGGCCGTAGCATACGTTTGAGTGGGAAAGAGGCTGGAGGATCCATATGCATAGACCCCGTTCCCGCCGGAGACGCCGTTGGCCAGGGCATGGAGCGGCGGGCTGTCCACACCGGTTGTCGCGAAGTAGTTCACGTTCTCACTGTAATGGCCATTGTTCGCATGGTAGGACGCCACATAAACCGTGTTGGCGGTAATGGACACCGGGCTTGAGAAGAGTACCTGCTGCCAGCCGGAGGCCGTCTCTCCTGTGAAGGTGGCTGTCGCCAGCAAGGTTCCGCTGCTCGTCCAGAGGTGAGCGACGTGGGTGCCCGTATTGGTGCTCGCCTTGTAGAAACGGATGCCGGTAATGCTCCCGTTCACATCAGAGCGGAATTTCACCCCTAGCTCCACCGGGCTGTCGGGTCCTCCGTCCACCACGCCAGGGACCATCGTGCCGGGCCAGAGCGTGACAACATTGCTCACAACGATGCTCAAGGGCTTGGTGACCGATTGCCCATTCGCAGCTGTCACCCGTACCGTGAAGTTGAATGTGCCGGTCGCCGTGGGCGTTCCGGAGATGACTCCTGTGCCGCCGGTGAGCGCCAGGCCCGTCGGCAGTGCCCCGCTGTCGATTGACCAGGTATATGGAGTGACTCCGCCGCTGGCTGCTAGCGTGGTCGTGTAGGCCACATTTAGATTGCCAGCGGGCAGGGAGCTCGTGGTAATCGTCAGCGGGGTTGCCTGCACAGTAAGGGTCGTGCTGCCGGTGACAGTCCCCAGTGTAG
Protein-coding regions in this window:
- a CDS encoding class I SAM-dependent methyltransferase; this encodes MENKIIQDSNSSYYNMVKIEFLPLITEKPNSILDVGCGTGQFGRKLREMNKASELVGIELYAPAAVQAEKYYDKMYHDDVESLDLPYSEYFDYVICGDILEHLSDPWNTVSRIAKMLKKDGALICSIPNIRYWKIIADLTLYGRWDYTDSGILDSTHLRFFTKSTFFEMLHKANYKVEWEAMVVHGRKKVVDLITFGMFSEFLTTQIMVMAKKG
- a CDS encoding glycosyltransferase family 4 protein, which translates into the protein MKLNTGKVRVLYSFPHKLGADRICYTAWQQVNGLAAAGADLLVFPGALSRGVPANVRVQPTLARGRFRIPYKLLGSMRAFALHDYIVSRRIEKLAGQIDIIHAWPLGSLRTIKTASRLGIPTVLERPNAHTRFAYEVVQKECNRLGVSLPPNHEHAYKADVLAKEEMEYELTDCLLCPSEFVVRTFLDQGFKHKKLVRHIYGYDEKCFYPNSKPRERDRGLTMISVGVCAVRKGLHYALEAWLNSPASQNGSFLIAGEFVPAYRDKLAPMLAHPSVQVLGHRTDVPELMRSSDILVLPSIEEGFGLVCTEAMGSGCVPLVSDACTDICKHMENALVHHVGDVKALTEHITMLHHDRALLDKLRARGLSIGPSVTWSAAGVNLLQVYRDVIRTKVT
- a CDS encoding O-antigen translocase, translating into MSPSPHCLTETTKVATVEKDSYGQILKSSAVIGGASAINIAIGIIRTKAMAVLLGPDGFGLMGVYGSIANLAQSIAGMGINSSGVRQIAEAVGSGETERIARTAVVLRRTSVFLGILGAVVLVVCSRQISAVTFGDDQHAVAVALLSLVVYFSLVSGAQGALIQGMRYIADLARMGILGSFFGLLISIPLVYFLREKGVVPSLIGIAAVTLITSWWYSRKVQIGFPAMRRSQVRHEAAALLKLGFAFMASGVFTLGAAYAVRTMVLRMVGLEAAGYYHAAWTLGGLYVGFILQAMGADFYPRLTGVAGDNAECNRLVNEQTQISLLLAGPGVIATLTFASVVIAVFYSTEFGAAVEVLRWICLGTTLQVITWPMGFVIVAKGAKRIFFLVELAWTVVNIGFSWICVSTFGLNGAGIAFFTSYVFHWLLIYPVVRRLSGFRWSAANSKIGLLFLSLIATVFCGFYVLPTLLAIGVGTSAMILYSVYSIRALVNLISLDRIPSPILRLFVWFRLAT